The Haloprofundus salinisoli region GGGCGCGACGAGTCCCCACAGCACGAAGACGGCGGCGGCGACGAGCGCGACGATGCCCGCGAGTCGGCGCGTCGAGAGCTCCGAACCGCGACTGAACGTCGCGTTACTCATCGGTCTCACCTCCGAGCGCCGCGGCCGAGTCGTCGGCGTCCATCTCGGTTCCCCCATCCGTCGCCACGGCCTTCTCGTCGCTCGTGTCGACGACGAACTTCTGTCCGACGAGTCGGAAGAACTCCGGCATCGCCACGAAGAGGATGATGAGCCCCCGGAGCACGCCGACGAGCTGCGGCGGCACGTCAGTGCTCACGTCGACGATGATAGAGCCGCTCTTCAGGATGCCGAACAGGAGAGCGGCGAAGCCGACGCCGAGCGGGTTGTTACCCGCCAGAATCGAGACGGTGATGCCGTCGAAGCCGTACGCCGGAACGCCGGTCTGGTAGTTGCCGAGAATCATGAGCACGTACATCGCGCCGCCGACGCCGCCGATAGCGCCCGACAGCGTCATGCTGGAGACGATGGTTCGCGCGGCGTCGACGCCGCCGTACTCGGCGGCTTCGGGCTGAATCCCGCTCGTTCGAATGTCGTATCCGAACGACGTGTGTTCGAGCAGGTAGTACGCCGCGCCGACGAGCGCGAGCGCGACGCCGAGCGCGACGAGCGAGAAGTCGTCGCGCGGTTCGTACAGAATCGGCGGGATGGTGGCGTAGTCGGGCAGACCGACCGTCTCGTTGGCCGGGCTCTCGGGGTCTTTGAACGGGTTCGCTACCAAGAAGAGCGCGACGCTCGTCGCCACGAAGTTCAGCATGATGGTCGTGATGACCTCGTTGGCGTCGGCGTACGCCTTCAACGCCCCCGGAATCGCGGCGAAGAGGCCGCCCGCGAGCGCGCCGACGACGAGCCCGAACGGGACGAGCACGAGCGTGCCGAGAAAGCCCGAGACCAGCGGGGATGCCCACAGCACGGTGAGCGCCGTCGCCAGCGCGCCGACGACTAGCTGGCCCTGCATCCCGATGTTGAAGATGCCCGCGCGGAACGCGAGCGCGACGCCGAGGCCGGTGAAGATGAGAATCGTCGTCTCCCGGAGCGTGACCGCCATCTGCCCGTTCAGCGGCGTCCACCCTCTGCGGAACGGAGGCGCGAGTTGCCCCTGCAGCGGTTGGAACAGCGGGTTGATGGGGTTGCCGAGCGCGCCCAGAAAGAGGCTGTCGTAGACGGCGAAGGGGTCGTAACAGAAGCCGACGCCGAAGAACGTCGTCGCCGCCGTCGCGCACGTCGTCATCCGGCCGGCGGCGAGGATGATGAGCACGCCGACGAACATCGAGAGCACGAGCGCGGCGGTGCTGATGAGCACCCGCTCGAACGCCGAGGCGCGGACGAGCCGTTCGAGCGCGCTCCGACCGCGCGCGCGCCAGTCGCCGGCGCTCACTGGCTCTCACCTCCCGCGGTGACGCCCGTGTCGTCGGCGGGGGTCCGCCCACCGGCGTCGTCGCGGAGACTCGTCGCCGTCGACTCCTCGGGTAGCTGTTCGCCCGCCATCAGCAGGCCGATCTCCTCCTCCGTCACCGTCCCGGGGTCGACGACGTCCATGAGTTCGCCGTCGTGCATCACCGCGAGGCGGTCGGAGAGCCCCTGTACCTCTTCGAGTTTCGAGGAGACCAGCAGGATTGCCTTCCCGTCCGAGCGCAGGTCGAGCAGTCGGTCGTGGATGAACTCCGTCGACCCGATGTCGACGCCGCGGGTCGGGTGGGTGGCGACGACGAGCGAGGGGTCGCGCTCGAACTCGCGGCCGACGATGAACTTCTGCTGGTTGCCGCCCGAGAACGAGGCCGCTCTCGCGTCGCGGTTCGGCGGGCGGACGTCGTACTCCTCGATGATGTCCTGAGCGTGGGTCCGCGCGCGGTCCCACTCGATGCGGCCGTTCTCGGCGAACGGCGGCGTGTGTTGGCTCCCGAGGAGGCCGTTCTCGGTGAGGTCGAACTCCATCACGAGACCGCGCTCGTGGCGGTCCTCGGGGATGTAGGCCATCCCCTCGTCGATGCGGCGCTGGCGCGGCCACGCCGTGATGTCGTCGCGCCCGAAGGAGACGGTGCCCGCGGTCGGCGTTCGGAGGCCGGTGACGGCCTCGATGAGCTCCGACTGTCCGTTCCCGTCGACGCCCGCGATGCCGAACACTTCTCCCTCGTGGACCGAGAAGGAGACGTCCGAAACCGCTTCGACGCCGCGTTCGTCCTCGGCGGAGAGGTCGTCGACGGCGAGCACCGGTTCCCCGCGTTCGACGTGCGGCTTCTCGACCGTCTCCAGCACCTCGCGGCCGACCATCATCTCCGCGAGCCGCTCGCGGGTCACGCTCTCGGCGGCGACGGTGCCGACGTTCTTGCCGTCGCGGAGGACGGTGATGGCGTCGGCGGCGTGCATCGCCTCGCCCAGCTTGTGGGTGATGAAGACGATTGTCTTGCCCTGGGCGGTGAGCTCCTCGAGGACGGCGAAGAGGTCCTCGACCTCCTGCGGCGTGAGCACGGCCGTCGGTTCGTCGAGGATGAGGACGTCCGCGCCGCGGTAGAGCGCTTTCAGGATCTCGACGCGCTGTTGGACGCCGACGCTGACCTCGGCGATGGTCGCGTCGGGGTCGACGTCGAAGCCGTAGCGGTCGCAGAGGTCGACCACCTCGCTTCGGGCGCGGGTGCTGTCGACGGCCAACCCGCCCCACTTTCGCGGTTCGTTGCCGAGGGTGATGTTCTCAGTGACCGTCATCGGATCGACCAGCATGAAGTGCTGGTGAATCATCCCGACGCCGGCGTCGATGGCGTCGCCCGGCGAGTCGAAGCGTCTGGGTGGCTGTACGTAGCGGTGAGTCGTCTCGTCTCCGGTTTCGAGTCCGTCGCCGTCGACGTAGACGTCGCCCTCGGTCGGTTCGTACAGTCCGTAGAGGACGTTCATCAACGTCGTCTTCCCCGCGCCGTTCTCGCCGAGGAGCGCGTGCACCGACCCCCGCTCGACGCGTAAGTCGACGTCGTCGTTGGCGACGACGCCGGGGAAACGTTTGGTGATTCCGTCGAGATGGACGGCCGGTTCCATTGGTTGTGGCTTGTTGAGTGTGTGCTTAAGAGCGTGGTTTCGCGGATGGTTCAACTGACGGACCGTTCTCGGTCCCCGGCGGACCGAGTTACAGGTTCAGTTCCGAGGGGTCGACCGGCACCGAGATGTCGCCGTCGATGATGGACTGTCGCGTCTCGTCGACGGTTGATTTGACGTCGTCGGGGATGTCGCCGCCGAGTTGGTCGCCGTAGACGGCTGCGACGCCCTCCTGTTCGAGGCCGAGCGTGGTGACGTTGCCACCTTCGAACTCGGCGTTGACGACGCTCTCGATGGAGGTGTACACGGCCGTGTCGACGCGCTTGACCATGCTCGCGAGGATGACATCCGCGTAGCCGGATTTCGTGAGCGACTGGTCCTGGTCGACGCCGATGGCGAACTTGCCGGCCTCCTGTGCGGCCTGGAAGACGCCCGTTCCGGCGTTGCCGGCGGCGTGGTAGACGATGTCGACGCCGTCGTTGTACATCGCCGTCGCCGCCTCGTTACCCGCCTGGGTGTCGTTGAAGTTGCCGACGTAGCTGACCTGAACGTCGATGTCCTGGCTGACCTCGGCGACGCCCGCGCGGTATCCCGCCTCGAACTTGCCGATGAGGTCGCCCTCGACGCCGCCGACGAAACCGACCGACGTCTGGTCGGGGTTCGTCTCGCCGCCGCCGGCGCTGAACTCCTGCTGGGTGAGGAGGCCGGCCATCTGACCGACGAGGAACGACCCCTCCTCTTCGCCGAACACGTAGCTTGCGACGTTCGGCTCTTCGACGACGCTGTCGACGATCATGAAGTTCTGCTCGGGGTAGTCGGGGGCGTTCTCCGCGAGCGCCTCCGCCTGCAGGTAGCCGATACAGCAGATGAGGTCGTGTTCGCCGCTCTGGGCGAACTGCTGCTGATACGTCTTGAACTCCGTCACTTCGCTCGGCTGGACGTTGTCGTGAGTGGCGCCGAACTCGTCGGCCGCCTGCTGGACGCCCGTCTGCGCCTGGTCGTTGAACGACCCGTCGCCGAGGCCGCCCGTCGCGTACACCATCCCGACGCTCACGTCGGCGCTGCCGGAGGCCTCCGCGCCGCCGTCGGTCGACTCGTTACCCGAGCCGCCGTCGCCGCCGCTGCTCTGGTTGTCGGTGTCGCCGCCGTCGTCGGTCGGACCGCCGGTACAGCCGGCCAGTCCCGCGATACCCGCCGCGCCTGTCGCTTTCAGGAGTGTCCGCCTATCCACATTCATGGTTACGTCTGGGCGAAGGTGGCAGCGAAATAGGCATAAAGGCGTCGTTTGCGCCGGACGGCGCCCAAGAGCGTCTAATCGCCCGTCGGAGGGTCAGTTCTTCGATGTCTCCACGGCGTTTTCGACGACGGCACCGGCGTCGGCGACGAGCGAGTCCACGTCGTCGCTCTCGACGTAGAGGCGGACGTACGGTTCGGTGCCGCTCGGCCGGACGAGCAGCCACGAGCTGTCGGGGAACTCCAGTCTGACCCCGTACTCGGTCTCGACGCTCGCCTCCGGGAAGGCGTCGGGAAGCGTCCGTTCGAGCGTGGCCATCGCCTCGCGTTTGGCCACGTCGGGGCAGTCGACGCTCACCTTCCGGTAGGGGCGTTCGGTGACGGGGTCGCACAGGGCGTCGAGGCCGACGTCGGCGACGAGACGGCTGACGACCGCGGCGGAGGCGATGCCGTCTATCCACCCGCCGAACTGAGTGTGGATGTGTTTCCACGGTTCGGCGGCGAAGACGACGGTTCCGCCCGCGTTCTCTGCGGCCGCGATGCCCTCGTGCAGCGCCCCGAGACGGACGCGCTCGACGCGGCCACCGGCCTCGCGGACGCGTTCGTCGATGCGCGCGGAGGCGTTGGGCGTCGTGACGACGACGGGGTCGTCGGTGTCGACGCTGCGGACGTAGTGTTCGGCGAGAATCGCCACGACGGTGTCTTCGTGAATCACCTCGCCGTCGGGGGTGACGAGGACGACTCGGTCGGCGTCGCCGTCGTGACCGATGCCGAAGGCGAACGGCTCTCCGTCGTCGCCGGCGTCGGCGACGAACCTCCGAAGGTCCCGAAGCGACTCGGCCGTCGGCTTGCTCTCGCGGCCGGGGAAGTGCCCGTCGACGTTCCCGTTGAGCGTGATGACCTCCGCGCCGAGCGAGCGAAGCACCTGCGGGGTGGCGAGACCGGCCATCCCGTTCCCGCAGTCGACGGCGACGCGGAGGCCGGAGAGCGGCGCGCCGCGGCCGCGGGCGTAGTCGGTGACTGCGCGGCGATACGCGGAGAGCACCGTCTCGTCTCCGCTGTCGCCCCAGTCGTCCCACGCGGCCGATGGCTCGTCGGCGGCGACACGCTCTTCGACCGCCTGCTCGGCCGCCCGGTCGTACTCGACGCCGCTGTCGAACACCTTGATGCCGTTGTCGGTCGGCGGGTTGTGCGAGGCGGTGAGAATCACGCCGCGTCGGCCCCGCGAGGCGAACGCGAGCGCGGGTGTCGGCAGCATTCCGGCGCGACGAACGTCAGCGCCGGCGGAGAGCAGTCCCGCCTCGACGGCGGCAGCGAGCCCCGGTCCGGTCACCCGGCCGTCGCGGGCGACAACGACCTCCGCGCCGTCGCGACCGACCGCACGGCCGACGGCGAGAGCGAGTTCGGGCGTCACGCGTTCGGTCGCGCTCCCCCTGATTCCGGCAGTTCCGAACAGTTCCATACGCGGAAATCTCGCGCGGTGTACTTAGATGGTCCCGATTCGACCGCGCTTGTGGCCCGACCTATTTTGCCGGTCGACTTCGAACGTCCCCCATGAGCGAGACACCGTCCGAATCCGACCGAGTCCGTGCTCACGTCTTCGTCACCGGCCGCGTCCAGGGCGTCTTCTACCGGGCGAACACCCGAGATACGGCGCGCGAACAGGGCGTCGACGGCTGGGTTCGCAACCTCGACGACGGCCGCGTCGAAGCCGTCTTCGAGGGGGTGCCCGACGCCGTCGAGTCGATGGTCGAGTGGTGCGAGACCGGCAGTCCCGACGCGGAGGTCGACGACGTGGAGGTGGAGTACGAAGACCCGGAGGATCTCGACGGCTTCGAAGTCCGACGCTAACGGTCGCCGTGTTCCGTCGCCTCCGGCGGTCAGGGTCGGCGATTCGCTGTCACGCGAAGGCTATCTCCTCGGCCGCCCATCCAGTATCTCGTGAACGACATCTCCACGTCCATCGACATCGACGCGCCCGCCGAAACCGTCTGGCGCGTCCTCACCGACTTCGAAGCGTACCCCGAGTGGAACCCCTACACCGTCGTCTCCGGCCGTGCCGAGGAAGGGACGCGTCTCCGCGTCTCGCCCGGCCCGGAAACCGGGCGCGCGCCGACGTTCCGCCCGCGCGTGCTCCGCGCCGACCCGAACCGCGAACTCTGGTGGCTCGGACACCTCTACGTCCGCGGTCTCTTCGACGGCGAACACCGGTTCGCGGTCGAACCCCTCGACGAGAAGCGCTCTCGCCTCGTCCAGTCGGAGTCCTTCTCGGGTCTTCTCGCGGGACCGGTTCTGCGGCGCATCGGCACCGACACCGAGGCGAACTTCCGCGGCGTGAACGAGGCGCTCAAAACCCGTGCGGAGTCGATTTGGGCCGAGAGCGTGGCCGCGAACGACGGCCGTACTGGCGGCGCTGCGTCGACCGCGGCGGCGTGACCCTGACCGAGGGCAACATTCTTATTTCATCCGTGTGAGTCCCGTGCTAATGTACTCTGCACGGTCGTCGGTGACGCACCGACGCGCACACCTCCGTCCGCAACTCGTCGGAGGTCGCTCGTGAGAGTCGCCGCGATTCCGTGGACGGTTCTGACCGTCGTCGGGCTCGTCGCTACCCTCTCGACCGGCTTTCTCATCGTCCGGGGGCCGTTCTTCGGCGGGCCGACGCTTGAACCGCTCTCGCTTCTCGTCGCCACCGGCGGGTTCATCGCCGCCATCATCGTCCTCGCGTTCGGCGGGTCGAAACTGGCGCGCACCGTCCTGTTCTGAGTCGCGTCTGGGTTGCTTTCGCCACCGGCGACGCACAGAAAATCCCGAACTCGTCGTCGAGGAGCGTTCTTCCGGTCGAGCATTCGAAAACCGGGGTCCGGTCGGCTCAGGCGCGGGCCGTGCTCACGGCGACGACGCCGGCGGCCATCACGAGACCGCCGACGAGAAACGTCGGGCCGACCGGTTCGCCCAGCAGCGCCGCTCCGAGCGCCGCGCCGACGACCGGTTGCGCGAAGAAGAAGACGGCGACGGTGCCGGCACCGACGTACTCCAGACCCTTGTACCACAGGTACCACGCCGCCGCCGTCGCCGCGACGCCGAGGTACACCACCGCCGCGAGCGTCGGGAGCGACGGCACACTGACCGCCGCGGGAACGCCGGCGGTGGCGAGCTCCGCCAGCGAGAGCACGGCCAGCATCGGCGTCGCGGCGATCGTCGCGTACGTCGCCGCCGTCAGCGCCGAGTAGCGACGGACGACCGGCACGCCCCAGACGGTGTAGCCCGCCCACGCGACGCTCGCGGCGACGAGCGCGGCCAGTCCCGCGAGGTTCCCGGCGGCGAGGCCCGCGAGGCGGTACTGTCCGGCGACGACCAGAAGCGTCCCGGCGACGGCCAGCGCCATGCCGCCGATTTTCTTCGCCGTCAATCGTTCGTCCAGCACGGCGACGCCGAGGACGACGGTGAAAACCGGGGTGAGGACGGTGAGAAGCGACCCCTGGCTCGCGTTCGTCAGTTCGGTGCCGACGAACTGCGTGACGATAGTGAGCGCCACCCAGCCGCCGAGGACGACGAATCTCCCGTAATCGCCGCGCTGGACGTGGACGCCTCGGCTCTTCGTGACGGCGAGCAGCACGAGCGCGCCGAGGGCGACGCGCAGAAAGCCGAGCGTTATCGGCGGTATCGCCGCGAACGTCCACTTCGAGACGACGTACATGCCGCCCCAGAGCGCCGCCGCCGACAGCGGTGCGAGCGCGAAGGCGTACCCCCGTGCGCCGGAGCGGGTTCGGAACACCTCAGGCGAGGGCGGCTCCGCGGAGCTGGTGGCGCGCGTCAGCGCGGTGGCTACCCTCTCCCCGTTCGCGCGTCTCCGTCACGGGAGCTCGTTCTCGGCCGAAGTCGGTACTCGCATCGTCGTCGTCCATCACGGCCGGTACGTCGTCGCCGACGACCAGAAACGTTTGGTTTTCGGACAGAATGACGAGCGAACACGTCTCGAACGAGGCGGCGGCGGAGGGGCCGTTTCGGGACCTACGGCCCGTTTCTGCCGATGAGCGCGTCGATACCGTTTCCGGCCGCACGGGTCAGCACCGCCGCCATCGCGGTTCCGGCGCTCCAGATGGCCGTCTCCTCGGGCGGGGTCGAGCCGTCGCCCTCGTAGAGGACCGAGAGCAGGAAGATGTCGTCGTCGGCCAAGACGACTCTGCCGGTGAAGTCGCCGGGCGCGTCCGCCGGCGGGGCGGCGACGTCGACGCCCTCGTCGCCGTCGAACCGCTCGCGGACGGCGGCGCTGGCGCTGACGACGTGTACGTCCACGCCGGCGGCGACGCGTTCTCGAAGCGCGGCCACGACGGCGTCGCCGAGCAAGTCGACGGAGTCCGCACCGAAGACGACCCGACTTTCAGCGCGACGGATCAGGTCGACAGTCCGGTCGTCGATGGGTTTGCGGCCGCGGACGGTCCAGACGTCGTCGCGGGTCTCCTCGCCGTGCTCCTCGCTTCGGAGTTCCGCGAGCGCGTCGAAGGCGCGGTCCCGTTCGCGTTCGAGGCGAGCGGTCAACAGTTCCTTCGCCGCCTCCAAGCCGACCGGGCGATACCGCTTCGGCGTCGACTGCTGGAGCTCGACGAGCCCCCGTTCTTCGAGGTCCTCTGCCGCGCCGTACACCTGCGAGCGCGGGACGCCCGCGAGGTCGTGGATATCTTTGGCCGTGCCGGTGCCGAGTCGGTGCAGCGCGACGAAGACCCGTGCCTCGTAGTTCGAGAGGCCGAGGCGTTCGAGCGCCTCTTCGATGTCGCGTTCGTCGGGCCTGTCGTCGGTCATCGTTCCACCCTCGTCGCTCGCCCTTTCGGCTGTTTCGTTTTTGGCCGATCCGGACGACTCGCTCCGCGGCCGATGGGGACTGCGGGGTCGTGGCCCTGATACCGGTCCCAGAGCACGAGCACCGACGGGAGCACGAGCAGCGAGACGAAGAAGGAGTACGCGATGCTGAGCGCGGTCAGCACGCCGAACTGTCCGAGCACGTTCAGCACCGAGAGCACGAGCACGCCGATGCCGAACGTCGTCGTGAGCATGCTCCCCGCGAGCGCACCGCCCGTCCCGCGGACGGTCCGGTCGAGCGCCGTGAAGAGCGAGTGCGTCCGACGCTCGTCGACGAACCGGTGGACGACGTGGACCGAGTAGTCGATGCCGAGGCCGATGGTGATGGCGAGAATCGTCGCCGTGAACGCGTTGAACGAGATACCGAGGAGGCGCATCGTCCCCGCGATAAGCGCGACGGCGACGCCGATGGGGACGGTGTTGACGACCCCCAGCGACGGGTAGCCCTCGACGACCCAGTAGACGAAGACGAGAAACACCACCGTCGAACCGAGCGCGAAGGCGAGACTCGAGATCGCCGACTGGAGGATGAGGTCCGACACCGCCTTGAACACGACCGTGTTGCCGGTGGCGACGGCGCTGTCGCCGCGGAACCTCTCGGCGACGGCCCGGGCGTCTTCGGTGACCGCGGTCTGACTGGCGCTGGCCTCCGTCGAGTAGGTGACGCGGGTGCTCCGACGGTCGTCCGAGAGGTACTCCTGGGCCTCGGCGCTCGCCGGCGTGTTCAGCAGCGCGTCGTACACGTCGTCGAGGTTCCGGTCGGGAACGCCGTTGCCGTCGGCGTCGTTGCGGTCGACCACGGCCCGAAACTCGGGGTCGCGGTCGGCTTGCGACCGGACGACCGTCACGAGACTCTCGGCGTCGGCGCGGCCGCCCGACCGTACGAACGAGTCCGGCGGGTCGTCGCCGGCGCGGTGAATCTCTTCGAGCGCCGTGTCCCGCTCCATGTTCGTCTCCCAGTAAACGGTCGCGCTGCCGCCCTGCGTCGTCTCGAACTTCTCTTCGAGGAAGTTCAGCGTCGCCACGACGGAGTACTCCGACGGCGCGAACGGTTCGGGAAGCGCGTCGAGGTAGTCGGGCGTCTCCTCCGGCGGGAGGAAGTCCTCCTGCGAGAAACTCGTGTCGACGCCTGTCGCGTACGCGCCCGCGCCGGCGCTCAAGAGCACGACGGCGAGCAGGAACAGCGCGGGGGCGTTCCCGGCGACGACGACGCCACCGCGGAGCGCCTCGCCGAAGCGCGACCCCTCCGCGCCCAGCGGCGTCTCGCTGAACGTCGGAATCGGCCAGTCCTCGCGGCGGCGGTCGATCCACACCTTCGCCGCCGGGAGAAAGACGCCGAAGATGAGAAACGTGAACACGATGCCGACGGCGGCGACGACGCCGAAGTCCCGTATCGGCGCGAGATCCGACACGAGGTTCGAGAGGAAGCCGATGACCGTCGTTCCGGTGACGATGAAAAAGGCGACGAGCAGTTGGTCGGTCGCCAGTCGCATCGCGCCGTCGATGTCGTGACCGTCGGCTCTGTCCTCGCGGTAGCGGTTGATGGCGTGGATACCGAAGTCGATGCCGACCGCGAGCAGCAGCGGCGGCACCGCGATCATCATCTGGCTGAACGGGATGCCGGCGAGGCCGAGGAAGCCGAACGTCCAGACGATGGCCATGAGAAGCGACAACCCCCCTAAGAGCAGGTCGACGAGGTCGCGGTAGGCGACGACGAGGAAGAACACGATGAAGATGACCGCCGCGGGCGTGACGATGAGAAGCGAGTCGGAGATGACCGAGCTGAACTCGTCGGCGGTGACGCCGCTGCCGAAGACGGTGATGTCGTCGCTCGTCGTCTGGACGACGCGCTGCGCCTGCTTTTGAATCGGGGTGAGCGGACTCGTCCCGCCCTGGCCGGCCGACGACGACTCGTAGCCGGGGACGTCGTGTTGGACGACGCCGATGGTCGCCGACGCGGACGCCGACCGGCGGTTGAAGTCGTTGCTCAGCGTCCCGGTGAAGCCGGGGTTGTTCGCGTTCTCTCTGACCGCCGCCCCGATTTCGCTCGGTGACGCCCGCTCGACGGCGGTTATCTGCGCGTCGAGCGTCCTCGCCTCGGGGTCGAGCGTCTGCGCGACGACGCTCGCGGCGCTGCTCGTCGACGACACGCGGAGGTCGGTCCGGTCTTCGAGCGCCTCCTGCGTGCGCAACATCTCCAACAGCGCCGGCTTCGCCAGCACGTTCTGGCCGCGCTGAATCAACTGCGTCGAGCCCGGTTCGCTCTCGAACGACGCGCCGAACTCGCGGTTGATGTCTTCGAGCGCCTGATTCGCGGGGATGTCTTCTGCGAACTGCTCGGTGCCCGACTCCGTCGAGACGTTGCCGAGACCGGCGGTGAAGACGAGCGTCAAGACGAGAAACAGCACGACGACCCGCCCCGACCGCTCGACGATGCGCTCGTCCACCCAGTCGATGGCGCGCTGGTGGTCCAGCGCCATGCTCAGAGGCCGCCGGTGCGTCGGCGGTACAGTACCGCGCCGACGCCGACGAGGGCGATGGCTCCGACGCCGACGAGCGTCAGCGAGACGGTACCGCCCTCGTCGTTCGTCACCCCGACGGGCAGTCGGTAGGTGTCCGAAATCCGTTCGTTGCCGGAGGCGTCCTCGTACCGGAAGTCCATCTGCACCGGGTACGTCTTCGCCAGCGCGTCGCCGCCGACGCTGACGCCGAAGACGAGCTCGGCGCTCTCGCCCGGCGCGAGCTCGTCGACGTACGCCTCGCTGCTGTCGGTGCTGATGGGCGACTCGGGGAATATCTTCGCCGACACCTGACGGAGCGGTTCGTCGCGGTTGTTCGTCAGTTCGACGACGAGTTCACCGCTCTCGCCCGCCGCGAAGGTCGCGTTGACGCCTCGGAGGTCGAACTCGTCGCGCCGTTCGCCGATGTCGACCTGCACGTCGAGCGGGTCGCTCGTGCGCTGGGTGCCGTCGGCGGTTCGGTACTTCGCCTCCAGC contains the following coding sequences:
- a CDS encoding ABC transporter permease, whose amino-acid sequence is MSAGDWRARGRSALERLVRASAFERVLISTAALVLSMFVGVLIILAAGRMTTCATAATTFFGVGFCYDPFAVYDSLFLGALGNPINPLFQPLQGQLAPPFRRGWTPLNGQMAVTLRETTILIFTGLGVALAFRAGIFNIGMQGQLVVGALATALTVLWASPLVSGFLGTLVLVPFGLVVGALAGGLFAAIPGALKAYADANEVITTIMLNFVATSVALFLVANPFKDPESPANETVGLPDYATIPPILYEPRDDFSLVALGVALALVGAAYYLLEHTSFGYDIRTSGIQPEAAEYGGVDAARTIVSSMTLSGAIGGVGGAMYVLMILGNYQTGVPAYGFDGITVSILAGNNPLGVGFAALLFGILKSGSIIVDVSTDVPPQLVGVLRGLIILFVAMPEFFRLVGQKFVVDTSDEKAVATDGGTEMDADDSAAALGGETDE
- a CDS encoding ABC transporter ATP-binding protein; its protein translation is MEPAVHLDGITKRFPGVVANDDVDLRVERGSVHALLGENGAGKTTLMNVLYGLYEPTEGDVYVDGDGLETGDETTHRYVQPPRRFDSPGDAIDAGVGMIHQHFMLVDPMTVTENITLGNEPRKWGGLAVDSTRARSEVVDLCDRYGFDVDPDATIAEVSVGVQQRVEILKALYRGADVLILDEPTAVLTPQEVEDLFAVLEELTAQGKTIVFITHKLGEAMHAADAITVLRDGKNVGTVAAESVTRERLAEMMVGREVLETVEKPHVERGEPVLAVDDLSAEDERGVEAVSDVSFSVHEGEVFGIAGVDGNGQSELIEAVTGLRTPTAGTVSFGRDDITAWPRQRRIDEGMAYIPEDRHERGLVMEFDLTENGLLGSQHTPPFAENGRIEWDRARTHAQDIIEEYDVRPPNRDARAASFSGGNQQKFIVGREFERDPSLVVATHPTRGVDIGSTEFIHDRLLDLRSDGKAILLVSSKLEEVQGLSDRLAVMHDGELMDVVDPGTVTEEEIGLLMAGEQLPEESTATSLRDDAGGRTPADDTGVTAGGESQ
- a CDS encoding BMP family protein; this translates as MNVDRRTLLKATGAAGIAGLAGCTGGPTDDGGDTDNQSSGGDGGSGNESTDGGAEASGSADVSVGMVYATGGLGDGSFNDQAQTGVQQAADEFGATHDNVQPSEVTEFKTYQQQFAQSGEHDLICCIGYLQAEALAENAPDYPEQNFMIVDSVVEEPNVASYVFGEEEGSFLVGQMAGLLTQQEFSAGGGETNPDQTSVGFVGGVEGDLIGKFEAGYRAGVAEVSQDIDVQVSYVGNFNDTQAGNEAATAMYNDGVDIVYHAAGNAGTGVFQAAQEAGKFAIGVDQDQSLTKSGYADVILASMVKRVDTAVYTSIESVVNAEFEGGNVTTLGLEQEGVAAVYGDQLGGDIPDDVKSTVDETRQSIIDGDISVPVDPSELNL
- a CDS encoding phosphomannomutase, yielding MELFGTAGIRGSATERVTPELALAVGRAVGRDGAEVVVARDGRVTGPGLAAAVEAGLLSAGADVRRAGMLPTPALAFASRGRRGVILTASHNPPTDNGIKVFDSGVEYDRAAEQAVEERVAADEPSAAWDDWGDSGDETVLSAYRRAVTDYARGRGAPLSGLRVAVDCGNGMAGLATPQVLRSLGAEVITLNGNVDGHFPGRESKPTAESLRDLRRFVADAGDDGEPFAFGIGHDGDADRVVLVTPDGEVIHEDTVVAILAEHYVRSVDTDDPVVVTTPNASARIDERVREAGGRVERVRLGALHEGIAAAENAGGTVVFAAEPWKHIHTQFGGWIDGIASAAVVSRLVADVGLDALCDPVTERPYRKVSVDCPDVAKREAMATLERTLPDAFPEASVETEYGVRLEFPDSSWLLVRPSGTEPYVRLYVESDDVDSLVADAGAVVENAVETSKN
- a CDS encoding acylphosphatase, whose translation is MSETPSESDRVRAHVFVTGRVQGVFYRANTRDTAREQGVDGWVRNLDDGRVEAVFEGVPDAVESMVEWCETGSPDAEVDDVEVEYEDPEDLDGFEVRR
- a CDS encoding SRPBCC domain-containing protein, which translates into the protein MNDISTSIDIDAPAETVWRVLTDFEAYPEWNPYTVVSGRAEEGTRLRVSPGPETGRAPTFRPRVLRADPNRELWWLGHLYVRGLFDGEHRFAVEPLDEKRSRLVQSESFSGLLAGPVLRRIGTDTEANFRGVNEALKTRAESIWAESVAANDGRTGGAASTAAA
- a CDS encoding DMT family transporter; this translates as MFRTRSGARGYAFALAPLSAAALWGGMYVVSKWTFAAIPPITLGFLRVALGALVLLAVTKSRGVHVQRGDYGRFVVLGGWVALTIVTQFVGTELTNASQGSLLTVLTPVFTVVLGVAVLDERLTAKKIGGMALAVAGTLLVVAGQYRLAGLAAGNLAGLAALVAASVAWAGYTVWGVPVVRRYSALTAATYATIAATPMLAVLSLAELATAGVPAAVSVPSLPTLAAVVYLGVAATAAAWYLWYKGLEYVGAGTVAVFFFAQPVVGAALGAALLGEPVGPTFLVGGLVMAAGVVAVSTARA
- a CDS encoding TrmB family transcriptional regulator; translation: MTDDRPDERDIEEALERLGLSNYEARVFVALHRLGTGTAKDIHDLAGVPRSQVYGAAEDLEERGLVELQQSTPKRYRPVGLEAAKELLTARLERERDRAFDALAELRSEEHGEETRDDVWTVRGRKPIDDRTVDLIRRAESRVVFGADSVDLLGDAVVAALRERVAAGVDVHVVSASAAVRERFDGDEGVDVAAPPADAPGDFTGRVVLADDDIFLLSVLYEGDGSTPPEETAIWSAGTAMAAVLTRAAGNGIDALIGRNGP